One stretch of Pandoraea oxalativorans DNA includes these proteins:
- the hisC gene encoding histidinol-phosphate transaminase produces the protein MSKFWSAGVAELTPYVPGEQPQMQRLIKLNTNENPYGPSPRVLAAIRDALGADADALKLYPDPDARRFKQAIATRFGLEVANVHVGNGSDEVLANVFQGLLRHDKPILYPDITYSFYPVYCGLYGVAFENVPLTDTFEIDVDAYLKPNGGIIFPNPNAPTGRALASGEIERLLAGNPDSVVVIDEAYVDFGGETAATLIAKYPNLLVVQTLSKSRSLAGLRLGFAIGNPDLIEALERVKNSFNSYPLDRLAQAAGVAAIEDEAYFNETRQAVIASRDALTVRLSALGFDVLPSTANFVFARHPSHDAAQLAASLRERSIIVRHFKHARIAQFLRITVGKESECTALTDALRGVLGT, from the coding sequence ATGAGCAAATTCTGGAGTGCGGGCGTCGCCGAACTGACACCCTATGTCCCCGGCGAGCAGCCGCAGATGCAGCGGCTCATCAAACTCAATACCAACGAGAATCCGTACGGCCCGTCGCCGCGCGTGCTCGCCGCCATTCGCGACGCGCTCGGCGCGGATGCCGATGCCCTGAAGCTGTATCCGGACCCGGATGCACGCCGCTTCAAGCAGGCCATCGCGACGCGCTTCGGTCTGGAAGTGGCTAACGTGCACGTGGGCAACGGTTCGGACGAAGTGCTGGCCAACGTGTTTCAGGGCCTGCTCAGGCACGACAAGCCGATCTTGTATCCGGACATCACGTATAGCTTCTATCCCGTGTACTGCGGGCTGTACGGCGTGGCGTTCGAGAACGTGCCGCTGACCGACACGTTCGAGATCGACGTCGACGCTTACCTCAAGCCGAACGGCGGCATCATTTTCCCGAATCCGAACGCGCCGACCGGGCGCGCGCTGGCGTCGGGCGAGATCGAGCGTCTGCTGGCAGGCAACCCGGATTCGGTGGTAGTGATCGACGAGGCTTACGTCGATTTCGGTGGCGAGACGGCGGCGACGCTGATCGCGAAATATCCGAATCTGCTCGTCGTGCAAACGCTGTCGAAGTCGCGCTCACTGGCGGGGTTGCGTCTCGGTTTCGCCATCGGTAATCCGGATCTGATCGAAGCGCTGGAGCGCGTGAAGAACAGCTTCAACTCGTATCCGCTCGACCGCCTGGCGCAAGCGGCGGGGGTTGCGGCCATCGAAGACGAGGCGTATTTCAACGAGACGCGTCAAGCTGTGATCGCGAGTCGCGATGCGCTCACAGTGCGGCTGTCGGCACTCGGCTTCGACGTGTTGCCGTCGACGGCGAACTTCGTATTCGCGCGGCATCCGTCGCACGATGCGGCGCAACTGGCGGCGTCGTTGCGTGAGCGTTCGATCATCGTGCGTCACTTCAAACACGCACGCATCGCCCAGTTCCTGCGAATCACGGTTGGCAAAGAGAGTGAGTGCACGGCATTGACCGATGCGCTGCGTGGGGTGCTCGGGACATAA
- a CDS encoding helix-turn-helix transcriptional regulator, whose protein sequence is MSTPILELREYRPTDSTDTHDFHQVVIGLSGRMSLSLDGQATQHGRVGARNGAVIPAGVRHGYRGDGPNRQIVLDVPAAIAHATGTSRAFAREAFFALDAGLLALVHRVSASVDSGRPLDADDPVVREWLAALAPRLAPARHASRTVRLDVSQVDARLQSDLATPLDTATLAREAGMSVRHFHDCFVAMTGETPHRHLMRLRLARAASLLLGEDAPLADIALDVGFNDQSALTHAFRQHYGLTPAAWRRARSARSAN, encoded by the coding sequence ATGTCCACCCCGATCCTCGAACTTCGCGAGTACCGTCCCACCGATAGCACCGACACGCACGACTTCCACCAGGTCGTGATCGGACTGTCCGGACGCATGTCGCTCTCGCTCGACGGTCAAGCCACCCAGCACGGACGCGTGGGTGCGCGCAACGGCGCGGTCATTCCGGCGGGCGTACGGCATGGCTATCGGGGCGACGGGCCGAACCGGCAAATCGTGCTGGATGTCCCAGCCGCGATCGCGCACGCCACCGGCACGTCGCGCGCCTTCGCGCGGGAGGCATTCTTCGCGCTGGACGCCGGACTGCTGGCGCTGGTCCATCGGGTGAGCGCCAGCGTGGATAGCGGACGCCCGCTCGATGCCGACGACCCCGTCGTACGGGAATGGCTCGCCGCGCTTGCCCCCCGGTTGGCACCGGCACGTCATGCCTCGCGCACTGTGCGGCTGGATGTGTCGCAAGTCGATGCGCGTTTGCAGTCCGACCTCGCCACACCGCTCGACACTGCCACGCTCGCGCGGGAAGCGGGCATGAGCGTGCGGCATTTTCACGACTGCTTCGTCGCGATGACCGGCGAGACGCCTCACCGGCATCTCATGCGCCTGCGGCTCGCCCGCGCTGCCTCGCTGCTGCTGGGTGAGGATGCCCCGCTCGCGGACATCGCACTTGACGTCGGCTTCAACGACCAAAGCGCACTGACCCATGCCTTCCGTCAGCACTACGGCCTGACGCCCGCCGCCTGGCGACGCGCCCGGAGCGCCCGGAGCGCCAACTGA
- a CDS encoding tRNA-binding protein, translating to MTDSEHKTETPNTIEWQDFEKIELRVGTVVSARVNEKAKKPAYVLEVDLGELGVKTSSAQITVHYIPPALVGRQVLCVCNFGPKRIAGVVSEVLVTGFADADGAIVLAGVERKVPNGARLH from the coding sequence ATGACGGATTCCGAGCACAAGACCGAGACCCCGAACACCATCGAATGGCAGGACTTCGAGAAGATCGAGCTGCGCGTGGGCACGGTCGTGTCGGCACGCGTCAATGAAAAAGCGAAGAAGCCCGCCTACGTGCTGGAAGTCGATCTGGGCGAGTTGGGCGTGAAGACGTCGAGCGCACAGATCACGGTGCACTACATACCGCCGGCCCTCGTCGGCCGACAGGTACTGTGCGTTTGCAACTTCGGGCCGAAGCGCATCGCGGGCGTCGTGTCCGAGGTGCTGGTGACGGGCTTTGCCGACGCCGACGGGGCCATCGTCCTGGCCGGTGTGGAGCGCAAAGTGCCTAACGGTGCGCGCTTGCACTGA
- a CDS encoding MFS transporter yields MSDARPPLSSCPSAATATAGADAPTVQDTASPDTHVVSLVTSLSRANLAAQFSEQMTLAVIPIVAVIALRASAEQTVGAALSVYGFGMVCGAMGYARIAQRLSFGRQILLGPVCAAVAALTLASTSVLSVGDKHGVAHALVFIAFFLFGFGPIVWTISTTSLRQVVTPGGLNARVSAATMTATFGARPLGAFLSAWVASSLGIKACLIAMVLGFALQLTIILRSPAARLRTLSASVAVVS; encoded by the coding sequence ATGTCAGACGCGCGCCCGCCGCTCTCGTCGTGCCCGAGCGCAGCCACCGCCACAGCCGGGGCGGATGCGCCCACCGTACAAGACACCGCGTCGCCCGATACGCACGTTGTGTCGCTCGTCACGTCGCTGTCGCGCGCGAATCTCGCCGCACAGTTCAGCGAACAGATGACGTTGGCCGTCATTCCGATTGTGGCGGTGATTGCATTGCGGGCGTCCGCAGAACAGACCGTCGGCGCGGCATTGAGCGTATATGGCTTCGGGATGGTGTGCGGCGCGATGGGTTACGCACGCATCGCGCAGCGGCTGTCGTTCGGACGACAAATCCTTTTGGGGCCGGTTTGCGCGGCGGTCGCGGCGCTAACGTTGGCGTCGACATCGGTGCTGAGCGTCGGCGATAAGCACGGTGTGGCCCACGCGCTCGTCTTCATCGCGTTCTTTCTGTTCGGATTCGGCCCGATTGTGTGGACGATCTCGACGACGTCGCTGCGCCAGGTGGTCACGCCGGGCGGTCTGAACGCGCGCGTGTCGGCCGCGACGATGACGGCGACCTTCGGTGCGCGTCCGCTCGGCGCTTTTCTGAGTGCGTGGGTCGCATCGTCGCTCGGCATCAAGGCGTGCCTGATCGCGATGGTGTTGGGCTTCGCGCTGCAACTCACGATCATCCTCCGCTCGCCTGCGGCGCGATTGAGAACGCTGAGCGCATCTGTCGCGGTTGTCAGTTGA
- a CDS encoding delta-60 repeat domain-containing protein, translating to MSKSLRSGEFDPTFGQGGHVDMSVQMPAAMLLPDQKIVLAGTLPSAVGLMVYRLMPNGRPDPSFGETGVEVRFPHDFFGSFRPFKLMRQSSGKFVVAGTLDITDTVSRGLVARLHPDGRLDETFGNGGVTLVEVPEGPGNRIRGAMMLPDDKIVMVVHCVMGLDNFIGVFVRLAPDGTFDYTFGEGGFARTIARGVNVLHASLLPDGKILLAGGGASPAPTKMLVARFLSNGQADVSFGADGYAYLEYSETFPDTSAWQVQGVVPQADGKSMLMGNCRDPGFKSLSWYSRLLPDGSIDTSFNGGELLFSQAGDVQWSGLALAVTPDGKGVATGATLGVSKALFERIGPNGEPDPSFGDGGIVLAELPTPNALWTPYQLLVQSDSELLIVAFTLLHSSPTRLSRMLL from the coding sequence ATGAGTAAATCGTTGCGCAGTGGCGAGTTCGATCCGACATTCGGTCAGGGTGGGCACGTGGATATGTCGGTGCAGATGCCGGCTGCAATGTTGCTGCCAGATCAGAAGATTGTTCTCGCCGGTACGCTGCCGAGTGCTGTGGGTCTTATGGTGTACCGGTTGATGCCCAACGGCCGCCCGGACCCGTCGTTCGGCGAAACGGGCGTCGAGGTTCGTTTTCCCCATGACTTCTTTGGTAGTTTTAGGCCGTTCAAGCTGATGCGGCAGTCCAGTGGCAAATTCGTGGTCGCGGGCACGCTGGATATCACCGATACCGTCAGCCGTGGGCTCGTAGCGCGACTGCATCCCGACGGCCGCCTCGACGAGACTTTCGGCAATGGCGGCGTGACCCTCGTCGAGGTTCCGGAAGGTCCGGGCAACCGGATTCGGGGCGCAATGATGTTGCCCGACGACAAGATTGTGATGGTCGTTCATTGTGTCATGGGCCTGGACAACTTTATTGGAGTTTTCGTCCGTCTGGCGCCCGACGGCACGTTCGATTACACGTTTGGCGAGGGTGGCTTTGCCCGCACCATTGCCAGGGGGGTGAACGTTCTCCATGCGAGCTTGCTGCCTGACGGCAAGATACTACTTGCTGGAGGTGGGGCATCTCCCGCCCCGACCAAGATGTTGGTGGCGCGTTTCCTAAGCAATGGACAGGCCGACGTGTCGTTCGGTGCGGATGGTTATGCCTATCTCGAGTATTCGGAGACATTTCCGGACACCTCGGCCTGGCAGGTTCAGGGGGTTGTTCCGCAGGCCGATGGGAAGTCCATGCTGATGGGCAACTGTCGTGACCCGGGATTCAAAAGCTTGAGCTGGTACTCGCGACTGCTTCCCGACGGTTCGATCGACACGTCTTTCAACGGTGGTGAACTGCTTTTTTCCCAGGCGGGCGACGTTCAGTGGTCGGGACTCGCGTTGGCGGTCACGCCCGACGGCAAGGGCGTAGCCACCGGTGCGACCCTGGGTGTCTCGAAAGCCCTGTTCGAGCGCATCGGGCCGAATGGTGAGCCCGATCCGAGCTTTGGCGACGGGGGTATTGTGCTGGCCGAACTGCCCACTCCGAATGCACTATGGACGCCTTATCAATTGCTGGTCCAGTCAGACAGCGAACTGTTGATCGTTGCGTTTACGCTCCTCCATTCCTCGCCGACACGGTTGAGTCGAATGCTTCTCTGA
- a CDS encoding phosphoethanolamine transferase, with translation MKSLFCRLGLGLGGLALFWALGMLSANEFGKSAAIMATALPGLGGLCLLLRARPAWLSATTLGVIALFFLDAATKGFLRDYFGLRPNHLLVLQAVFNTNPAETGEFFRHNWRDVAEASAVFTMLMTAVAVLERRLSRAEAHRPLRPLRRRSKLAVATLFTGFVALHLNPTMAKENPVLYWPHRYLDYKGQLAHADELQRQLDRNMAQRADWQVQYRGPAQKTVVWVIGESSNRNNMSLYGYARNTTPMLDTMRDDLIVFRDVVSSEPATMASLMKMLTPAHLNDPDAWMSKPDLVMLAKEAGFRTYWISNQMPNDGWLGLVANRAHERVFINKGAGRGENNFDGNLLPDFEAALASDAPRKLIVVHLLGAHPTYDMRYPDEFARFDNTDDSVMATLEAQGRSLWVRHARNDYDNAIAYNDFVVSSLIRKTMAATGSSDASLLFSSDHAQEVGHTRNHSGQSVADASGYEIPMLVWSRHAVDAKARPALEQRPYQTDRLDHTMLGLLDIDTPYYNASHDVLSDAFMPMPRRINGRTYVPNMPSGHAALPADAGQQRETSIQ, from the coding sequence TTGAAATCACTGTTTTGCCGCCTCGGGCTCGGCCTCGGCGGACTCGCCCTGTTCTGGGCGCTCGGCATGCTCAGCGCGAACGAGTTCGGCAAGAGCGCGGCGATCATGGCAACGGCCTTGCCGGGGCTCGGCGGCCTGTGCCTCCTGCTGCGCGCGAGACCGGCATGGCTCAGCGCCACCACGCTGGGCGTCATCGCCCTGTTCTTTCTCGATGCCGCAACCAAGGGCTTCCTGCGCGATTATTTCGGCCTGCGTCCGAATCACCTGCTGGTCTTGCAGGCGGTATTCAATACCAACCCGGCCGAGACGGGCGAGTTCTTTCGCCATAACTGGCGCGACGTAGCCGAAGCCAGTGCCGTCTTCACGATGCTGATGACGGCAGTCGCCGTGCTGGAGCGCCGCCTGTCGCGCGCGGAGGCTCACCGTCCACTGCGCCCGTTGCGACGCCGCAGCAAGCTCGCCGTGGCCACGCTCTTCACCGGCTTCGTCGCGCTGCATCTGAACCCGACGATGGCCAAGGAAAATCCGGTCCTCTACTGGCCGCATCGTTACCTCGACTACAAGGGACAGTTGGCGCACGCCGACGAATTGCAGCGTCAGCTCGATCGCAACATGGCGCAGCGTGCCGACTGGCAAGTGCAGTATCGCGGACCGGCGCAAAAGACAGTGGTGTGGGTCATTGGCGAGAGTTCGAACCGCAACAACATGTCGCTCTACGGCTACGCACGCAACACCACACCGATGCTCGACACGATGCGCGACGATCTCATCGTGTTCCGCGACGTCGTGTCCTCGGAACCGGCGACGATGGCCTCGCTCATGAAGATGCTCACCCCCGCGCATCTGAACGACCCCGACGCGTGGATGAGCAAACCCGACCTCGTGATGCTCGCCAAAGAGGCCGGATTCCGCACGTACTGGATCTCGAATCAGATGCCCAACGACGGCTGGCTCGGGTTGGTCGCCAACCGCGCACACGAGCGTGTCTTCATCAACAAGGGCGCCGGACGCGGCGAGAACAACTTCGACGGCAATCTGCTGCCGGACTTCGAAGCGGCGCTGGCGAGCGACGCACCGCGCAAGCTCATCGTCGTGCACTTGCTGGGCGCGCACCCGACCTACGATATGCGCTACCCCGACGAGTTCGCACGTTTCGACAATACCGACGACAGCGTGATGGCCACGCTCGAAGCACAGGGGCGCTCGCTCTGGGTACGTCATGCGCGCAACGACTACGACAACGCTATCGCCTACAACGACTTCGTCGTCTCCAGTCTGATTCGCAAGACGATGGCAGCGACCGGATCGTCCGACGCGAGTCTGCTGTTCAGCTCGGACCACGCGCAGGAGGTCGGCCATACGCGCAATCACTCGGGCCAGTCGGTGGCCGACGCGTCCGGTTACGAGATCCCGATGCTGGTCTGGTCTCGCCACGCCGTCGATGCGAAAGCGCGCCCGGCGCTGGAGCAGCGCCCGTACCAGACTGATCGTCTGGACCATACGATGCTCGGCCTGCTCGACATCGACACGCCGTACTACAACGCGTCGCACGACGTGCTTAGCGATGCATTCATGCCCATGCCCCGCCGCATCAACGGACGAACGTATGTGCCGAATATGCCGTCAGGGCACGCAGCCCTACCGGCCGACGCGGGCCAACAGCGGGAAACGTCAATTCAATAG